In the genome of Fluviispira vulneris, one region contains:
- a CDS encoding AMP-binding protein gives MQLIESIYDIFYVEFSKLLGKINNKYKVQMFEKLRLKKLRKISKFAFANSNFYRKVFIENGIREEDLDRIQFEQLPIIKKKDMIDNIQDVFTDKSIVKDDLFKFIHDPSSGNIYKEKYICFTTSGTLGLKLPILFSLKDFNKVIINTLFYNTFPIKFLIGKKTRVTMIGLIEGRSAGITFFKNLPNLIYNKKSISLLLPIPKIVEELNSFNPEMLISYPGVFVSLLEYKKNGKLRISPKKIVLSGEILTKENAKKIRETFNCEVVNSYGSSECLIVGTQQNDKPYLIFPNTCHIELVGHDNKPAPVGELGRIVITNFQNFSQPFIRYDIGDFAVNTVNEFGEFSFDGVAGRNYKPILFQNNEGEKFEIFHWTFYTYILYAAGIYKSQMRIGNNCFKTFLVGTQECIEKCKNNFDELLKSLGAEKSVKFSFEKVDDIKPESNGKIPFIIFDDSLNY, from the coding sequence ATGCAATTAATAGAATCTATCTATGATATTTTTTATGTGGAATTTTCAAAATTACTTGGAAAGATAAATAACAAATATAAAGTTCAAATGTTTGAAAAACTAAGATTGAAAAAATTGAGAAAGATTAGCAAATTTGCATTTGCGAACTCAAATTTCTATAGAAAAGTCTTTATTGAAAATGGGATTAGAGAAGAGGATTTAGATAGAATTCAATTTGAGCAGCTGCCAATAATTAAGAAAAAAGATATGATTGATAATATTCAAGATGTCTTTACTGATAAGAGCATAGTGAAAGATGATTTATTCAAGTTTATCCATGATCCTTCTTCTGGTAATATATATAAAGAAAAATATATTTGCTTTACAACCTCAGGAACACTTGGTTTAAAATTACCAATCTTATTTTCTCTTAAGGATTTCAATAAAGTAATCATTAACACTCTTTTCTATAACACATTTCCAATTAAATTTTTAATTGGAAAGAAGACACGTGTGACAATGATTGGTCTAATTGAAGGAAGAAGTGCAGGCATAACATTTTTTAAAAACCTTCCAAATTTAATTTATAATAAAAAGTCTATCTCTCTTTTACTGCCAATCCCAAAAATAGTAGAAGAACTCAATAGTTTTAATCCAGAAATGCTTATTTCTTATCCTGGAGTGTTTGTATCATTACTTGAGTATAAAAAAAATGGAAAATTACGAATATCACCTAAAAAAATAGTTCTTTCAGGTGAAATTTTAACAAAAGAAAATGCAAAAAAAATTCGAGAGACTTTTAACTGTGAAGTTGTCAATTCTTATGGGTCATCCGAATGTCTTATAGTGGGTACGCAGCAGAATGATAAACCTTATTTAATATTTCCAAATACGTGCCATATAGAACTTGTTGGACATGATAACAAACCTGCACCTGTAGGAGAATTGGGTAGAATCGTAATAACAAATTTTCAAAATTTCAGTCAACCATTTATTCGTTATGATATCGGAGACTTTGCTGTAAATACAGTAAATGAATTTGGCGAGTTTAGTTTTGATGGAGTTGCTGGAAGGAATTATAAGCCAATTTTATTTCAAAACAACGAAGGTGAAAAATTTGAAATATTTCACTGGACTTTTTATACCTATATTCTCTATGCAGCAGGGATTTATAAATCGCAAATGCGTATAGGTAATAACTGTTTTAAAACCTTTCTAGTAGGTACACAGGAATGTATTGAAAAATGTAAAAATAATTTTGATGAATTACTTAAAAGCTTAGGTGCTGAGAAATCTGTTAAATTTAGTTTCGAAAAAGTCGATGACATAAAGCCTGAATCTAATGGGAAAATACCATTTATAATATTTGATGATTCTTTGAATTATTAA
- a CDS encoding class I SAM-dependent methyltransferase, with protein sequence MKANKASSTALFISRSIAYSSKNPELKYFVPEKAKEINEKFLKTAFGWKSIVFKNSGRFLFSRLLMQAFENTVAPGFNLYFLLRKKKIEEIILTNNLFSGTEQIVILGAGADSLGLRISEEIQSVNVFEIDHPETQKVKQRMLENYQKENRDNLFLIPVDLAQKKLHTVLENLKNFSFDKKTIFLAEGLFMYLPLDIVQENLKIMNNFPKNKASFIFTYLIPDKNGKPFFSSQAFLSNIFLKLNKEPLIWSLNPDEIDSLLQSLKFSPGEHTNGENLKKYYVKDQKQHKLKIPSGEYITWATN encoded by the coding sequence ATGAAAGCAAATAAAGCAAGTTCCACTGCTCTTTTTATCTCAAGAAGTATTGCTTATTCAAGTAAAAATCCTGAACTTAAATATTTCGTACCTGAAAAAGCTAAGGAAATTAACGAAAAATTTTTGAAAACTGCTTTTGGCTGGAAATCCATAGTCTTTAAAAATTCTGGAAGATTTTTGTTTTCCCGTCTACTAATGCAAGCATTTGAGAATACGGTTGCACCAGGCTTCAATCTCTATTTTTTGTTGCGCAAGAAAAAAATTGAAGAGATCATTTTAACAAATAATCTTTTTTCAGGCACTGAGCAGATTGTGATTTTAGGAGCTGGCGCTGACTCATTAGGCCTTAGGATCAGTGAAGAAATACAATCTGTGAACGTATTTGAAATCGACCATCCCGAGACGCAAAAAGTTAAACAGAGAATGCTCGAAAATTATCAAAAAGAAAATAGAGACAATTTATTTTTAATTCCGGTGGATCTTGCACAAAAAAAATTACACACTGTTTTGGAAAATTTAAAGAATTTTTCATTTGATAAAAAAACTATTTTTCTTGCAGAAGGTTTATTTATGTATTTACCTCTCGATATAGTGCAGGAAAATTTAAAAATTATGAATAATTTTCCAAAGAATAAAGCAAGTTTTATTTTTACTTACTTAATCCCTGATAAAAATGGAAAACCTTTTTTTAGCAGTCAGGCTTTCTTATCAAATATTTTCCTTAAATTAAATAAAGAACCCCTTATATGGTCTTTGAACCCGGATGAAATTGATAGTCTATTGCAGAGTTTAAAATTTTCACCGGGTGAGCACACAAATGGTGAAAATTTAAAAAAATATTATGTAAAAGACCAAAAACAACATAAACTGAAAATACCGAGTGGCGAATATATCACTTGGGCAACAAATTAA
- a CDS encoding HD domain-containing protein, which yields MGWAKVKRDKEIKGNSLNEYHAVIYHLLDTGACAHEILNREPLLIENMGSPFLKIYSPKLTFLHE from the coding sequence CTGGGCTGGGCGAAAGTAAAGCGAGATAAGGAAATAAAGGGGAATTCACTCAATGAATATCATGCTGTAATTTATCACTTACTCGATACAGGGGCTTGTGCGCATGAAATTTTAAACCGTGAGCCTCTGTTGATTGAAAATATGGGATCACCATTTTTGAAAATTTACTCGCCAAAACTAACTTTCCTACACGAGTAG
- a CDS encoding substrate-binding periplasmic protein, which yields MYKRAILFICILYSTSISANNLLVNTQEWPPYQYFNGNKFEGSATRVVECVLKKMKLKYEIRVLPWKRAQEEVKLGKAHAFYSAGITDERNNYAIPTNKIANYRWYWYLKSTSSLNPNLKEFKEKAEVAAKIGTGPENFLIEQKYNIVASPKDVTYLFDMLEANRFDAFLSPFEAATEEIKKRNWNESKFKIFFHSENDLVFYFSKQFVANNKNAVKKFNSLIKECSK from the coding sequence ATGTATAAAAGAGCTATTTTATTTATTTGCATATTATATTCTACTTCAATTTCTGCTAATAATTTGCTTGTCAACACTCAAGAATGGCCTCCATATCAATATTTTAATGGAAATAAATTTGAAGGTTCTGCAACAAGAGTAGTGGAATGTGTATTAAAAAAGATGAAATTAAAATATGAAATTAGAGTTTTGCCCTGGAAAAGAGCACAAGAAGAAGTTAAATTGGGTAAAGCACACGCCTTTTATTCTGCCGGAATAACTGATGAACGAAATAATTATGCTATTCCCACTAATAAAATTGCAAATTATAGATGGTATTGGTATTTAAAAAGCACTTCCTCATTAAATCCAAATTTAAAAGAATTTAAAGAAAAGGCTGAAGTTGCTGCAAAAATTGGAACTGGACCTGAAAATTTTTTAATTGAACAAAAATATAATATAGTTGCATCACCAAAAGATGTTACTTATCTTTTTGATATGCTAGAAGCAAATCGATTTGATGCTTTTTTATCTCCATTTGAAGCCGCTACAGAAGAGATAAAAAAAAGAAATTGGAATGAGAGCAAATTCAAAATATTTTTTCATTCTGAAAACGACTTAGTTTTCTATTTTTCAAAACAATTTGTTGCAAATAATAAAAATGCGGTTAAAAAATTTAATTCTTTAATAAAAGAATGCTCTAAGTGA
- a CDS encoding zinc ribbon domain-containing protein, protein MVLVKAEVAAYELEELETRKLMQSQRSASCSDIVKNDLSERIHNCHCGFSISRDVNSSLVMLKFALGSLK, encoded by the coding sequence GTGGTTCTTGTGAAAGCAGAAGTTGCTGCGTATGAATTAGAAGAATTAGAGACAAGAAAGTTAATGCAAAGCCAAAGAAGCGCATCTTGTTCAGATATTGTAAAAAATGACTTATCCGAACGAATTCACAATTGTCATTGTGGATTTTCAATATCTCGTGATGTAAATAGTTCACTTGTTATGCTTAAATTTGCGCTTGGTTCGTTAAAATAG
- a CDS encoding LysE family translocator yields the protein MALIIDNASRLGKKNSMANVLGLCSATYLHGALSILGVSAILLNNKSLFLAVKLLGATYLLYMGIKSIISGMKNIKVKQKMNASVHFKAKPVEFSKSYIDGFITQILNPKVSIFYIAAFPNFIASENNIKRGFELVTIHSMNIFLWFTFLTIFISFTSAALKKPHIKGWLNISTGFVLTLFAVFIFYE from the coding sequence ATGGCTCTTATAATTGACAATGCGTCAAGACTTGGCAAAAAAAACTCCATGGCCAATGTTTTGGGTCTTTGTTCTGCAACATATTTACATGGAGCTCTGTCAATTCTTGGAGTGTCTGCAATTTTACTGAACAACAAGTCACTTTTTTTAGCTGTTAAGTTATTAGGAGCAACATATCTTCTCTATATGGGAATAAAATCCATAATTTCTGGCATGAAAAATATAAAAGTAAAACAAAAAATGAATGCTTCTGTTCACTTCAAAGCTAAGCCTGTGGAATTTTCAAAAAGTTACATTGATGGTTTTATCACGCAAATACTCAATCCTAAAGTTTCTATATTTTATATTGCTGCCTTTCCAAATTTTATTGCCAGTGAGAACAATATAAAAAGAGGTTTTGAACTTGTTACGATTCACTCAATGAATATTTTTTTATGGTTTACTTTTCTTACAATATTCATCTCATTTACCAGTGCGGCTTTAAAGAAGCCACACATAAAGGGTTGGTTAAACATATCAACAGGATTTGTACTGACGTTATTTGCAGTATTTATTTTCTATGAATAA
- a CDS encoding MFS transporter, which produces MEQTESAPIEQSENSNTSNSLSREEIKTFSISALGGSLEFYDFVVYVFFAQIIGQLFFDTSTKVGSLLISFTVFASGYLARVLGGVLFSHFGDKSGRKNSFALTVFLMAAPTFIIGILPTYAQIGITATFLLIACRIAQGLAIGGEIPCSITFIYEHAHKSRRGFACGVLFCGIILGIFLGSSAGALLNHYLTKEELYSWGWRLPFLAGGVLGLIGVYLRRFLKETPVFKKMKKENIKLPVSLVIAEYKFELLQTAVSILALAVAVTLFLLYLPTYLNVYHGFEADDILFINSVAVFVYAIIIILGGILCDKIGPKKVLNFGLILLIIFSYPIFYFFRPDNFNSIYFCYAIVSVATACITAGSIYLLAQSFPTKIRYSGASLSYNLAFGIFGGFTPLIATTLIKETELKASPAFYMILVSTIALILNFFHSKKEIE; this is translated from the coding sequence ATGGAACAGACAGAATCAGCTCCTATCGAGCAAAGTGAAAACAGCAATACATCCAACTCACTCAGTCGGGAAGAAATCAAAACATTTTCTATTTCAGCCCTGGGTGGTTCCTTAGAATTTTATGATTTCGTTGTCTATGTCTTTTTTGCTCAAATAATTGGTCAATTGTTTTTTGATACAAGTACAAAAGTTGGTTCATTATTAATATCATTTACAGTTTTTGCAAGTGGTTATTTAGCAAGAGTTTTAGGTGGAGTGCTATTCAGTCACTTTGGTGACAAAAGTGGGCGGAAAAATTCTTTTGCCTTAACCGTTTTTCTAATGGCCGCACCAACTTTTATTATCGGAATTCTACCGACTTATGCACAAATTGGGATCACCGCAACCTTTTTATTGATAGCCTGTCGAATTGCACAAGGACTTGCTATTGGTGGAGAAATCCCTTGTTCCATAACTTTTATTTATGAACATGCACATAAATCGAGAAGAGGATTTGCTTGTGGGGTGCTTTTCTGTGGAATTATTTTAGGAATTTTTCTTGGCTCTTCAGCAGGTGCTCTGCTCAATCACTATTTAACCAAAGAGGAACTTTATTCCTGGGGATGGCGATTGCCATTTTTAGCTGGCGGTGTCTTGGGGTTAATCGGTGTTTATTTACGTAGATTTTTAAAAGAAACCCCTGTATTTAAAAAAATGAAAAAAGAAAATATCAAGTTACCAGTATCCCTTGTAATTGCGGAATATAAATTTGAACTATTGCAAACAGCTGTCAGTATTTTAGCTTTAGCAGTTGCTGTGACTCTTTTTTTACTCTACTTACCAACATATTTAAATGTTTATCATGGTTTTGAAGCAGATGATATTTTATTTATCAATTCAGTAGCTGTTTTTGTTTATGCTATTATAATTATTTTAGGTGGTATTTTATGTGATAAAATCGGACCTAAAAAAGTGCTGAATTTTGGGTTGATCCTTTTAATTATTTTTTCCTATCCAATATTTTATTTTTTTAGACCTGATAATTTTAATTCTATTTATTTTTGTTATGCTATTGTGTCAGTGGCGACAGCCTGTATTACTGCTGGAAGTATTTATCTTTTAGCCCAATCATTTCCTACCAAAATCCGGTATTCTGGTGCATCTTTGAGTTATAATCTAGCCTTTGGGATATTTGGTGGATTTACTCCCTTGATAGCCACGACCTTGATTAAAGAAACTGAGTTAAAAGCATCTCCGGCTTTTTATATGATTCTAGTTTCAACGATTGCTTTAATTTTAAATTTCTTTCATTCTAAAAAAGAAATTGAGTGA
- a CDS encoding PLP-dependent cysteine synthase family protein: MSQEWLNIAIKKINADFNRSADTHLFKANIPSLEGIDICFKDEAAHPTGSLKHRLARSLFLYALCNGWINEKSTIIEASSGSTAVSEAYFARMLGLKFIAVMPKNTSKEKILKIEFYGGKCHLVDNATQVPEEAEKLSKNKNCHFMDQFTYAERATDWRGNNNIAESIFQQMEQERYPIPTWIVIGAGTGGTSATIGRYIRYQGYNTKVCVVDPENSIFYDYFNGKVSEDAHINRSSCIEGIGRPRVEKSFIKNIVDHMIQVPDSASIAAMHFLANEMAYARGPSTGTNLYGVYEIAKKMKKKGERGSIVTLFCDSSSRYLKTYYNSEWIKKNGFQLEPYSTELKKFFS, translated from the coding sequence ATGAGTCAAGAATGGCTAAATATTGCAATAAAAAAAATAAATGCAGATTTTAATCGCTCAGCTGACACACATCTTTTTAAAGCAAATATTCCCTCCCTCGAAGGGATAGACATTTGTTTTAAAGATGAAGCCGCACATCCGACTGGTAGCCTCAAACACAGACTGGCTCGTTCGTTGTTTCTTTATGCACTTTGCAATGGTTGGATAAACGAAAAAAGTACAATTATAGAAGCATCATCAGGTTCGACAGCAGTCTCAGAGGCCTATTTCGCCCGAATGCTAGGACTCAAGTTTATTGCAGTTATGCCTAAGAATACTTCAAAAGAAAAAATTTTAAAAATTGAATTTTATGGTGGCAAATGCCATTTGGTCGACAATGCAACTCAAGTGCCTGAGGAAGCAGAAAAACTTTCTAAAAATAAAAATTGTCACTTTATGGATCAGTTTACTTATGCAGAACGAGCAACGGATTGGCGTGGCAATAACAATATCGCTGAATCTATTTTTCAGCAGATGGAGCAAGAACGGTATCCTATTCCTACTTGGATTGTGATTGGTGCTGGTACAGGTGGTACGAGTGCTACAATCGGACGCTACATCCGCTACCAAGGATATAACACAAAGGTTTGCGTAGTCGATCCTGAAAATTCTATATTTTATGATTATTTTAACGGTAAAGTTTCTGAGGATGCTCATATCAATAGAAGCTCTTGTATCGAGGGGATAGGCAGACCGCGGGTTGAAAAATCATTTATAAAAAATATAGTCGATCACATGATTCAGGTTCCCGACTCAGCATCCATTGCTGCAATGCATTTTTTAGCCAATGAAATGGCTTATGCGCGGGGACCTTCAACGGGAACGAATTTATATGGAGTTTATGAAATTGCTAAAAAAATGAAGAAAAAAGGAGAAAGAGGTTCCATTGTTACCTTATTCTGTGACTCAAGCTCTCGCTACTTAAAAACATATTACAATAGTGAGTGGATTAAGAAGAATGGTTTTCAATTAGAACCCTACTCAACTGAGCTTAAAAAGTTTTTTTCTTAA
- a CDS encoding response regulator transcription factor codes for MHKKKILILEDNEDFRTSLALEFEDRGFEIIAIENMSEIPDIPIQYAVVDLRLKNDNGIQCVEKIHNISPACRIVMLTGYPSLATAVQAMKKGAVNYLTKPINFSQLEKALFEEETSEQILNNPVNDSSPSLARHEREYIEYVLAECQGNITNAAKKLGLHRQSLQRKLKKYPPRK; via the coding sequence ATGCATAAAAAAAAGATTTTAATATTAGAAGACAATGAAGACTTTCGCACATCTCTTGCCCTTGAGTTTGAAGACAGAGGTTTTGAAATTATAGCCATCGAAAATATGAGTGAAATTCCTGATATTCCTATTCAATACGCTGTGGTGGATCTCCGTTTAAAAAACGACAATGGCATTCAATGTGTCGAAAAAATACATAATATCTCACCTGCATGTCGAATCGTGATGCTCACAGGTTATCCAAGTCTCGCAACGGCTGTCCAAGCAATGAAAAAAGGTGCTGTGAATTATCTCACTAAACCAATCAATTTCTCACAACTTGAAAAAGCATTATTTGAAGAAGAGACTTCAGAACAAATTCTCAACAATCCAGTCAATGATAGCTCTCCAAGTCTCGCACGACATGAAAGAGAATATATTGAATATGTTTTAGCTGAATGCCAAGGCAATATCACCAATGCTGCAAAAAAATTAGGGTTGCATCGGCAAAGTTTGCAAAGAAAATTAAAAAAATATCCACCACGAAAATAA
- a CDS encoding sensor histidine kinase, with protein MSDRLLQRKISGFILGHGFPDENRTKLTWLIRLRWLAILSQMICLHFALNHGWINRAYISVYLFTIVNLAFLNICAYYLTRKLKSISNGIIFFQLLCDLSAVTFILILTGGAWNPFLPIIFLHISLGAILLRGRTALIFCLIVISSVLLLHSPADMPPAISKGPTSSQILIPSQITVSLLIFILTYWLTCSLSLQKKFSEKLQAENNRIDKLRALGALSSGFSHEFATPLNTIKLRVERLARKNHLYENDDYKTILKAVSQCENAIRQMSKSSLSNEKTNFEKKNIAQIIKDISQSWNTKTRRASVYINEDAEKVECFIPVLAFTKAFVDILDNAEQATISTKKSYEYIPILVTLSIENKYISLSILDEGSGWPEVVQKYAGQPFVTTKTDGVGLGLYNAFTFASAVGGHFLLENNNKQGACARFLIPIYEGGQI; from the coding sequence ATGTCAGACAGACTCTTGCAAAGAAAAATTTCTGGTTTTATTTTGGGACATGGCTTTCCAGATGAAAATAGAACAAAACTCACATGGCTTATCCGCTTACGCTGGTTGGCAATTTTATCACAAATGATTTGCCTGCATTTTGCTTTGAACCATGGATGGATAAACCGAGCCTATATTTCTGTATATCTTTTTACAATTGTTAATTTAGCATTTCTTAATATATGTGCTTATTATTTAACTCGAAAACTTAAAAGTATCTCTAACGGAATTATATTTTTTCAGCTGCTTTGTGATCTTAGCGCTGTTACTTTTATATTAATTTTAACAGGCGGTGCTTGGAATCCATTTCTTCCTATTATCTTTTTGCATATTTCTTTAGGAGCAATACTATTAAGAGGAAGAACAGCCCTAATCTTTTGTTTAATTGTTATTTCAAGCGTCTTACTTTTACATTCTCCTGCAGATATGCCACCTGCTATCAGCAAAGGACCAACTTCAAGTCAAATTCTAATTCCTTCGCAAATCACTGTTAGTTTACTTATTTTTATCTTAACATATTGGTTAACCTGTTCCCTGAGTTTACAAAAGAAATTTTCAGAAAAATTGCAAGCAGAAAACAATCGCATCGATAAATTAAGAGCCCTTGGAGCACTTTCTTCTGGCTTTTCTCATGAGTTTGCCACCCCTCTCAATACAATTAAATTAAGAGTAGAAAGATTGGCACGTAAAAATCATTTGTATGAAAATGATGATTATAAAACTATTCTCAAAGCCGTGTCACAATGTGAAAATGCGATTCGCCAAATGAGCAAAAGCAGTTTATCAAATGAAAAAACAAATTTTGAAAAGAAAAACATTGCACAAATTATAAAAGATATCAGCCAAAGTTGGAATACTAAAACCCGCAGAGCAAGTGTATATATAAATGAAGATGCAGAAAAAGTAGAATGTTTTATACCTGTATTGGCTTTTACAAAAGCATTTGTAGATATTCTTGACAATGCAGAGCAGGCTACAATAAGCACCAAAAAGTCATACGAATATATTCCAATTTTAGTTACTTTAAGTATCGAAAATAAATATATCTCTCTTTCCATATTAGATGAAGGTTCTGGTTGGCCAGAAGTCGTGCAAAAATATGCCGGCCAGCCTTTTGTGACAACAAAAACAGATGGTGTTGGTCTTGGCCTTTATAATGCATTTACTTTTGCATCTGCAGTGGGAGGACATTTTTTATTGGAAAATAATAACAAACAAGGAGCCTGCGCACGGTTTCTCATTCCTATTTATGAGGGAGGCCAAATATAA